The Limanda limanda chromosome 14, fLimLim1.1, whole genome shotgun sequence genomic interval taagagataaatatttaaaacattatcCCATTTGATTGTAAACTTCTCTTTACATTTTATGGACTATTTTTACATTTCCCTTAAATTTTTCTATTTAAGGTATTTCGGCAAATCAACTTGCTTATTTGTTTCTTCTTTATAATTACTGATTATGTGTAATTATCTTAAAACAATTGCATTTTATGTATTCATAGCAAAGTGAGGTAATGATTAACTGATTCCATACCTCCTCTCGGACTGCTCCACCAGTTTGACAGCCAGCTGCTCGGCCTCCCTCATCTTCTGCTCCATCAGTCTTTTCTCCTCCTTGGTCTTCATGGCGGTGACCTCTAACCTCTGTCTCTCATGCTCAGCATCTGCAGCCTTGTGGGCCAGGAGCTTCGCCTCCTCTTCGGCTATCTGGGCCTTCTCTGCCAGCAGGTCCGCGGTCTCCTCAGATCGCAGCTGGAGAAAATGAATTGTAACATTCAAAAGGATTAATACAAGGTGGAAATCGGGGCTCAGCATAATGCTCAGTTATTATTTCATGTCCAAGATAACTCTCTCACCAGTGCCTCGTTGGACAGTCGCGCCTCGTCTTGTAGCTGGAAAAGTCTTCGTTCCATCTCCTCTTTTGCGCGTTCCGCTTCCTCCCTCATCTGTTTTTCCCGTGCCAGGATCTGACGCTCCATCTAGAAAGCACattaatgacaaataaccatGATCAAAGCATTATAACTGCAGTTTGTGTATGAAAAGTGTACAGCTCATTTATTAGTGGAGTGGAGAGCGCGCTGACCTTCTTTCGGGCCTTCTCCTCTTTAGCTTGAGCCTTCATCTGCTGCACTTCAATAGAGTCCACCTTCCTTCTCCTCATGAATAGATCATGGTTACCGATGCACAGCTGCAGGATCTAAACACAAAGCAGCAACGTGTTAGTTTGTAAAATATTAATGTAACTCTGTTATAATTGTTAAACAAGAACGAACAGGTCAACCAACCAGCTTGTTCACACGTAGTTGAGATGAGTAGAACTTGAAGACCTCTTTCTTCTTGTCCAGGGGTTTGATTGTGAACTGCAAAAGTTGCAAAGTTAAACATTTGTGCCTTTACAACAGTATAGCTAACTGGCTGAGTGAAGGGTTGCAGGTTTCACAAACATCTATATTTGTCTGCAAGATAGTGATGagtgaagaaaaataaataaataaatagcaccttccataatgtatttttttttgtagtcTAGCATAAAAAATATTATCTTTGCAGCATATGTCCTTAAAATGAAATTCCAATCTGCTTAAACTGGTAAAAAACCTTGAAGCAGCAGGATGTCTCATTTTTCTACTTCTCCCACAGTGACAGGCAGAAAAAAATGCAATAGTGTCAACTGTCTGTCTGAGATACATTTACCTCCTTCTCACTGTAAGAGATGTTGCGGATGTCGCTCCAGGGAAAAGACTTGTTCGGGTTGAGTTTGCTGTTGGGGCTGTAGATGTGAAGACCCTGAGCATCCACTCCAAGCAACAGGTCGGTGTCCCTTTTATTTTGCTGTCAATGTAACACGAAAGTCATTTTTCagattgtatttttcacaacacaatgttttatttacctAAGGAACCTCGAGGTTCAGCtattcacactcacagtgaTGGCGAAGTAGCTGACACCATACATCTCCAGGTCCTGAGCGATCTTCAGGTATTCCATCTCTGCCTCATCCCTGTACAGATGATGTCAAAACAAATAGGAAAAGACACATTCAACAATAATACATTCATGTCCTCCGTGCGCTTCAACTGTAATATGTGTTCAAGGTTTCTTTAGGAAGCTGGATCCGGGATgtgggtggtttgtgtttggggtagttttattttattttattcatttatgttattttattttatttccctgtgattttattacatacatatgttattgtttttgtattaatgacctattgtatatttgtgtttgtttatttaatattttcatatatatatatattttttctattttattatttgacttattcctagttattatttttcctttattgtttacctttgtgtgtctatatacattgacaggtatgagtacatgtgaatatatatgttgttattgattactgtaacattgatctgtaccttgctacatttctcagtaaaataaaaagttgatcacaaaaaaaaacaataatacattcATCACACACTGACTTCTTCTCtcagtgtgtaaatgtgttaacGTGCCTCCTGGGTCATTTCCTACCTGGCGATGCCTCTGTGCTCCGCGTACCAAGCGGTGATCTTCTCCTCCCACATGTCAGCTGTCATTTGATATTGCATCAGAACctgagatacacacacacacaggatcacaGGAAAAAAATCTTAGATAATATACACAAGCAGCCATTATGTTTTGTGGATAGTCAGATGCACAGGGTCATGTAAACTCACCCTTTTCGGCAGAAGCTCATCTTGTGCCAGGAAGCCTGGCTTGTGAAAGTTTGGGTCATAGTCGCCGTACTGTGATTGAGATTGAGGGAAGACAGAGAAATATGGATGTTAATGTTGCACATGTGCACaactttaaatatatacaaCAAATTGAGCACAACACTGGGCTTGAACATTGTtagaaacattttgaataacgcaagtACACGAGTCAACATAAGAAACAACAGGTCTAGTTATTTTAAGACATTGTAATGAGAATTGCATCAGTGAAGATCCCTGAATTTCAGCTGGACGTCGATTGACTAAATGTTTTGAGATGTAAGTGAGACAATAATCTCTAATATGCAGCCAGAATTCAAATGACAAATAAGGGACCATTAACTTTCAATAGCCTTGCACGGATCTCTTACCTTGGCTTGGACAGCGTATGATGCCAGGAGAACAGATGCTTCAGGGGAACAGAATATCTCTTCATCCAGTATCTGTTTTttcacctaaaaaaaaaaaatgacaacattatttaattttctaAAACATGTGCATCTCAAGGAGAGTTTGCATTTGCATATATAAGACTAAAggttatttaaattaaatgattctATTACCTGTAAGAAGAAGAGGTGCTGAGTAATTTCTTGGACCAGTTCCTCTTCTACTTTTTCTGGGAAGAATTTGGCGAGGAAACTAAATGTTATGGGAGAGTCCTTGGGAACCTCCTGGTCCAAGACCTTgatgaacaaataaacaaaaaggggGGAAAGAGTAGATCAAAAATGCGAGACTGTTTTTCTATAAGGCTGCAGTCTCACAAATCTCACAAAAAGATTTCATGTCCTGATCAATATCTGCAATTAAATATGAGCATCACGCAGAACAATTACTTGATTTACTGACAATTGATCCACAAATTAAGAAAtcaattaaataacattagCCCTCTCTGGCTGCTCAGCATTGTAAACTGACAAGCATTGAACTAAACATTTCGAAGATGTTGTCTAGTAATCTTGGAAAATGTTAGGATTCATTGTTGGATTAGAAAAATAATCCATGGATTTAAATGATTATGAAAAACAATCCTCAGTTACAGTCCTAGAATCCAAAATTTTGggtaaaatacaaataatctgCATTCTGCTAAATATATTCGCCTCCTTGTGTCTGAAATATCGTTCAAGTCACGAAAAGTTTCTAGACAGTTTGACCTTCACGAGttcacttgtctcctcaccCGTTTGTCAGGTTTCAGCCAGGCGTACGTGTCCTTCACTGTGTATCTGAGTCCAAAGAACCAGGTCTCCCTCAAACCCACCGTGCGACACACCAGGTCGAACAAGTCTTTACCTTTCCACTtcacctggaaaaaaaacagaaagcagcAAAGAGACCAATGAGTTGAAAGGCTGCAAGGTAACGTGTTGACTTGTTTCTACTAATAACTCAAACTAAAAGAATGTCACTTTCAACTTCAAACGACTGAGTTTTCCTGCAGTGTGCTGGTTTGAGGAGTGAAGACCTCTATCAACATGAACAATGATTAAACCTTAGTCAAAatcatacattaaatacagGGGGAAAGCAGAGACACTGTGTTTTGCACATCATATGAGATATTGTGGCTTTTGTAAAGGCAACCAAAACTGTtggaacaataaataaaaactacacAAGAAGCCTCACTTCAGTTTTATTGCCTAAAACCTTTGCACTGTGCTGTTCATATCATTAAATGTGCAGGACATTCCAAACTTAATGTGGACAAATAAATTGTTCCAAACTTACAAATGCATGCACATAATATAGTTATACATTGATCTGGACATGGAACCGAGGACTCTGTGGGAGAGCTGgctgtccactaaccagagggtgaGTGGACCAATCTGTGGCTCCATATGACCAAGTGCCCTTGGGCCAGATACAGAAGCCCAGCAGTGTGGGAATGATGTGTAATAAAAAGTGATTATAGCAAAGCTGTGTCAAGCTGCACCTCAATATGCTCCGGGAATTCGGTCAGAAACCATCTTGAATAGTTAGAAAGGGGGATACAAATTCCTCGATCTGCAGCAATAATGATCGTGTCCTCCCACActtgtgactagggttgcaaaattccgggaattaacgggaatatatacgggaattaaaaggaataaacaggaattaacgggaataaactggaaatgttgtggataatttatactaactgtatttaccttgtcatatacagacataaatataaacattttgttttgtcataggctgatttgagcctaTGACAAAGGTCagtcttaacataggtctttgcacagtatttgctaatgtacacagcctttccttctacattggatggggtgaaatgtctccacacatgagatagtgcacgtggtattgttctgtagaataagatgagaaaaaagtttgtaaaaaaaacactaatgcaatgccagagatataaatagttagccaaacaattgcaatcgtctgtaaacatattttacaattaatggataaattaatggaaataggctagatgaacagatgaacaatcttCAATCAGCAttataaacaaaccaacaagcaGACAGACGGGTTGACACTTCTTTGGCGGATGTAGAAACTATGAACATGCtgtttatataataaatgtgtAGGACATTTCAGGACATTCAAACATGCCTTTGTATCACCTTGTTATGTCTGGTGCATgtgatttagttttgttttggctctaatgtatttttaacagctctttgttgtgttgtgtgaaacACTTTGTGAGTCTGTTTTGTGAAAAGTGCTCTATTAAATCAACTTTACAGACTCACATACACAAAACAAGCCAAGgatatgtgtttatttattgatcTGGACGTGGAAATGATcgcccacacacagacaggtgatcaTTTCATATCACAGATCCTCACCTCACAGCTGAACTCCATCTCAGCGTCCATGGTGATCACTTTGACTTTGAAAGTCTTGGGCTGCTTCTTCTTTAAACCCAGGATTGACATTTTGAGGGTTTAGCTGTCAAAATAAACCTGTGGAGAAATAACAACAATGCTTttcaggaacacaaacacacaacatcaaaccAGAACAGAGATGGAGGCTgctgataaataaatgttttaaacttcaGGAGGGGAGCATCTGTCCTGACAGGGACATGTCAGTGGATGGTGGACATCTCCCATCAGGCAACACGAATAAACACAGATACGTGCGTTCATTATTTGTTTAACTCAacgtgtatttgtatttaaataataaaaagcacAGGAGGCCAGTTACCAGGGAGGAAAGTGAGAAACTTCTGCCGTCCAACGAGGCTCGGATGAGGCTGGGCTGCTTTTCTGTTGTTGGGGGGGCGCAGAGCGATGCTAAGCTAACGGGTGCTAGCTTCGCGGCTAGGCTACCAAAACGCACCAAAACAAGTTGTAAAAAGCGCGTAACTTGGGATTCTCCATGTCGGAACCCGCCGGGCGAACCGAGCCTGTGCGTTAGAACCTGTtcctcacacagagacacggagacaatGTCCCCAGGGAGGACGGGAGCGGAGGGGTTTAGCTTGTTAGCTCCGCAGGACTTTCCAGGAGAGTTTTTGTTTTGACCCTGCAGGTTGGAACAGGAACTGCAGCCGGGGACGCGGCCCACTGCGCATGTGCGTGAATTTGGACGCTCCGTGTTGCTCTTTAAAgagttttatatattattaaagaTAAAAAGTGTGATGGCCGtgaaagcagctgcaggaaaggACTTGTCTGACAGAAGTGCAGGTTGCTATGAAAGACAGAAGAAGCAGATCCGTTCCCTGTCAGTCTGAACTGAGGGAACAGTGCAGCCTGAATCCACGTTTCCTGGTCTGCAGGAAGTTTTTGGACTTTTATTTCCTGCATCGACTCCCTGTCATCTTGTTTTGAATTCCCTAGAAGAAAGAAGCAGCTCAGCTCCTGAAGGTAACACTCACCACTGCTCACCTCCTGCAAGAGGCTTCCTGTCGCCTTACGTGCAGCTGCCTGTTGATTTCAAAACCATGTGACAGCTCAGACAAGATCAGATCAAACTGCATGTGCCAATTGTCTTAATTGTGTGCTTGAATGC includes:
- the nf2b gene encoding NF2, moesin-ezrin-radixin like (MERLIN) tumor suppressor b, whose protein sequence is MSILGLKKKQPKTFKVKVITMDAEMEFSCEVKWKGKDLFDLVCRTVGLRETWFFGLRYTVKDTYAWLKPDKRVLDQEVPKDSPITFSFLAKFFPEKVEEELVQEITQHLFFLQVKKQILDEEIFCSPEASVLLASYAVQAKYGDYDPNFHKPGFLAQDELLPKRVLMQYQMTADMWEEKITAWYAEHRGIARDEAEMEYLKIAQDLEMYGVSYFAITQNKRDTDLLLGVDAQGLHIYSPNSKLNPNKSFPWSDIRNISYSEKEFTIKPLDKKKEVFKFYSSQLRVNKLILQLCIGNHDLFMRRRKVDSIEVQQMKAQAKEEKARKKMERQILAREKQMREEAERAKEEMERRLFQLQDEARLSNEALLRSEETADLLAEKAQIAEEEAKLLAHKAADAEHERQRLEVTAMKTKEEKRLMEQKMREAEQLAVKLVEQSERRLKESDHLKQDLTEAKDAERRAKQKLLDITKTTYPLIPAYSAPPAPPEAADFSYESASTRLDFKDSDMKRLSMEIERERLEYMEKSKHLQDQLKELKTEIESLKLEEQQQQAGLYSLQSEARGYVQEPVYIPHSNRNSAYMSQMAYFEEV